The Maridesulfovibrio ferrireducens DNA segment TATGTCTTTTCCTTCTGCTAATTTTAAAGCACTCAGAGAAAGATTTGATACCGCCGTAATAAAAGTTGTGGGTACTGAACCGCTTAAGCCTACTTTGAAAGTTGATAAAGAATTACCGCTGGAAAATATCGATTATGTCCTGCTCAAAGAGCTTGAGCTGATGCAGCCTTTCGGTATGGGGAACCCTGAACCGGTTTTCACAACGCCGCCTGTCGAAATATTAGAACGCAGGCCTATGGGTAAAGAACACGTAAAGCTTACCATTTCCGATATCAATAAAACCCGCAGAATGCCCGCGAAAGCATGGCGTCTGGCCGAAAAGCTGGGTTCCGAACTCATCGGTAAAAAAATGCGTTTCGCATTCTCCCCCAAAATTGACAAATTTAACGGCATTCCTACAATTGAACTTACGATTCGTGATTTTACGCGGAAGCTTAAGTAGAATTTATATTTTACAATTCCCCAAACGATTCAGCCGCATGGAAACTGCTGCGAACTAATGGCGCACAGAACATATGTTTTATGCCCAGTGATTTTCCGTACTCGGCGTATTCGTCGAAAACGTGCGGTTCAACGTATCTTTTTACAGTTGGATGTTCTTTTGACGGGCGCATGTATTGTCCGATTGTGACGATGTCGCAGTTTATTGCCGCCAGATCATTAATGACTCTATAGACCTGTTCGTCCGTTTCACCCAATCCCACCATTAAGCCAGATTTTGCGGGGATTCCGTTGCCGTATTTCTTTACCCGTTCAAGCAGTTCAAGGCTTTGTTCATAGTCAGCTTCCGGCCTGATTTCGGAATAGAGGTCCGGTGAAGTTTCAACATTGTGATTGAGTACATTCGGTTTAGCTTCAAGAACCGTTTTCAATGCGGGCAGATCTCCCTGAAAATCAGGGATGAGAACTTCGATAGCGCACTCTGGATGATCGGTGCGGATGCGGGTGATTGTTTCCGCGTAGTGTGCGGCTCCGCCGTCCGGCAGGTCGTCTCTGGTGACAGAGGTTATGACTGTATATTTAAGTTTCAGGCG contains these protein-coding regions:
- the lipA gene encoding lipoyl synthase; its protein translation is MSSKKNSEEYLRIPPWLRVKLPAGKTFNDTAKLLADLNLNTVCQTAKCPNTWDCFSRNVATFLIMGFVCTRNCAFCNITSGKIDPLDSDEPRRVSEAVSRLKLKYTVITSVTRDDLPDGGAAHYAETITRIRTDHPECAIEVLIPDFQGDLPALKTVLEAKPNVLNHNVETSPDLYSEIRPEADYEQSLELLERVKKYGNGIPAKSGLMVGLGETDEQVYRVINDLAAINCDIVTIGQYMRPSKEHPTVKRYVEPHVFDEYAEYGKSLGIKHMFCAPLVRSSFHAAESFGEL